One segment of Syngnathus typhle isolate RoL2023-S1 ecotype Sweden linkage group LG9, RoL_Styp_1.0, whole genome shotgun sequence DNA contains the following:
- the LOC133159593 gene encoding TSC22 domain family protein 1-like: MHHPDPTGDSGSARKMAQPAVFHRRGSNTSSGSGSLLSTPVVTNSHGSGAEEYQTSLLIQCQTHAGSSSPGPHHPPSHSLNLHSQAPQSAGAQMKKKSGFQITSVTPAQISVSTNNSIAEDTESYDDLDESHTEDLSSSELMDVSLSRANDVVGAERSSSEETLNNFHEAETPGLLSPNQPSHPHSLNQATNHGGGMVNGTLHRHPHPQNFPLSGSVDASSTLASVIQKMPSNVGVPQEVGPSQPVGMASLGSTPGMHSSATGTAVSIDNPQTSSVSNVNMLSSANVPVRRGISASASNSSGGFPLNAKSGAAGGSAASGGNLMTNANNTMIQQQQTLNSNISLNASTTSAVTVASVTGGPCVSSGIQGRHGSATLQSANAPVSVSTISAQVAPAPAPVVAPASSRFRVVKLDSSSEPFKKGRWTCAEFYDKDTPNSASCSSTSDAGSMRQFVSENFSGCSERESTSGSSVSSTMSTVSHYMESVCSGDTGGPPASQHAQDFTSPPQGFQALHPSGLVGMGVSQSQPLINPLDVTHSNIQATIASSTPSNMNPPGPAQGHPISSGMPISAVPQQQLTYAQAVANQPTGSTQGLAGVQQQLGYASLPQHPSATPVQMRPQAPASQHLLNQANGVCQMMGGLQQSQVILQNQPQQPSSLQAPPSNAAFHLGGAGQQPPSHAAHLDCQQQTPQSLPTQIQNIALCNQLPATIQNQVSAPSAPPSNPDHHAPPQVLNVGNNRMPLQVAPQSLTQDLSSAQALAHAAQASALYASLPTFTTTQLQDAQRLLLQHQSALLGLPKLAGGDPGSNTGQGQEAEGNAAIASALTASAGLKSLDGEEDGSSGASVVAIDNKIEQAMDLVKSHLMYAVREEVEVLKEQIKELIDRNSQLEQENTLLKTLASPEQMAQFQAQVQTASPPTAPSTVTTPGPACTIAQAASHTSGPSA; this comes from the exons ATGCATCATCCGGACCCCACTGGAGACTCTGGCAGTGCTCGAAAGATGGCGCAGCCGGCTGTCTTTCACAGAAGGGGTAGCAACACAAGCAGCGGGAGCGGCTCCTTGCTGTCAACACCGGTGGTCACCAACAGTCACGGCTCGGGTGCTGAAGAATATCAGACCTCCCTGTTGATTCAGTGCCAAACTCACGCTGGCTCATCCTCCCCAGGTCCCCACCATCCTCCTTCCCACAGCCTAAATCTACATTCCCAAGCCCCACAGTCTGCTGGGGCTCAGATGAAAAAGAAGAGCGGTTTCCAGATCACCAGCGTGACTCCGGCGCAGATATCCGTGAGTACCAACAACAGTATTGCGGAGGACACCGAGAGCTACGACGACCTGGATGAGTCCCACACGGAGGATCTCTCGTCCTCCGAACTCATGGATGTGTCCCTTTCACGAGCTAATGATGTAGTTGGAGCGGAAAGAAGCTCATCTGAGGAGACCCTGAATAATTTTCATGAGGCTGAAACCCCAGGGCTGCTGTCACCCAACCAGCCTTCACACCCCCATTCTCTGAATCAAGCAACGAATCATGGTGGAGGTATGGTCAATGGGACTCTGCATCGTCACCCTCATCCTCAGAACTTCCCGCTGTCCGGGTCCGTGGACGCCTCGTCAACCCTTGCCTCTGTCATTCAGAAAATGCCTTCAAATGTTGGGGTCCCTCAAGAGGTTGGCCCTTCTCAGCCTGTGGGGATGGCGAGCCTGGGATCCACTCCCGGAATGCACAGCTCCGCTACAGGCACTGCAGTTAGTATAGATAATCCCCAGACCAGCAGTGTTAGTAATGTGAATATGTTGAGCTCTGCCAATGTGCCTGTGAGGAGGGGAATAAGCGCAAGTGCGAGCAACAGCTCCGGAGGCTTTCCTCTCAACGCGAAAAGCGGCGCCGCGGGTGGTTCCGCGGCATCTGGGGGCAACCTCATGACCAACGCCAATAACACTATGATTCAGCAACAACAAACTCTCAACTCAAACATCTCTTTGAATGCTTCAACCACTTCTGCCGTCACTGTTGCCAGTGTCACCGGGGGGCCGTGTGTCTCGAGCGGAATCCAGGGACGACACGGTTCTGCTACGCTGCAGTCGGCGAATGCCCCTGTTAGCGTCTCAACTATTTCTGCCCAAGTCGCCCCAGCTCCTGCACCTGTGGTGGCTCCCGCCAGTTCTCGCTTTAGGGTGGTCAAGTTGGACTCAAGTTCCGAGCCCTTCAAGAAGGGCCGATGGACGTGCGCTGAATTTTATGACAAGGACACCCCAAACTCCGCCTCTTGCTCATCTACATCTGATGCTGGCAGCATGCGCCAGTTTGTCTCTGAGAACTTTTCTGGGTGCTCAGAGAGGGAAAGCACAAGCGGTAGCTCTGTGAGTAGCACTATGAGCACAGTGAGCCATTATATGGAAAGTGTTTGCAGTGGTGACACTGGGGGACCTCCAGCTTCCCAACATGCGCAAGATTTCACCTCCCCTCCTCAGGGTTTCCAAGCACTCCACCCCAGTGGCTTGGTAGGCATGGGCGTGTCTCAATCACAACCACTTATAAACCCCCTAGACGTCACCCATTCAAATATCCAGGCGACCATTGCTTCCTCTACCCCCTCAAACATGAATCCGCCTGGACCGGCGCAAGGACACCCGATCAGCAGTGGCATGCCGATCTCTGCCGTACCCCAGCAACAGCTTACCTATGCCCAGGCCGTTGCAAATCAACCTACAGGTTCCACGCAGGGCCTTGCAGGGGTTCAGCAGCAGCTTGGCTACGCCTCACTCCCCCAGCATCCATCGGCCACCCCAGTCCAGATGAGACCCCAAGCTCCCGCATCGCAACATCTACTAAACCAAGCTAATGGCGTGTGCCAGATGATGGGGGGCCTCCAGCAGTCCCAGGTAATCCTCCAAAATCAGCCCCAGCAGCCCTCATCGCTCCAGGCGCCTCCCTCCAATGCGGCCTTTCACCTCGGAGGAGCCGGTCAGCAGCCTCCGAGCCACGCTGCCCACCTGGACTGCCAGCAACAGACACCGCAGTCCCTCCCGactcaaatccaaaacattgctTTGTGCAACCAGTTGCCCGCTACGATTCAAAACCAGGTGTCCGCACCTAGCGCGCCTCCATCTAACCCCGACCACCATGCCCCTCCGCAAGTTCTCAACGTGGGTAATAATAGAATGCCCCTACAAGTTGCCCCCCAGAGTCTGACCCAGGACCTCAGCAGTGCCCAGGCCCTGGCCCATGCTGCTCAGGCTAGCGCCCTCTATGCTAGTCTGCCCACCTTCACTACCACTCAACTGCAAGATGCCCAGCGACTCCTCCTCCAGCACCAGTCGGCCCTGCTGGGTTTGCCAAAGCTTGCTGGAGGCGACCCGGGATCCAACACCGGCCAGGGTCAAGAAGCTGAAGGCAACGCTGCCATCGCCAGTGCCTTAACTGCATCAGCTGGTCTCAAATCTCTGGATGGAGAGGAGGATGG CTCGTCGGGAGCAAGTgttgtggccatcgacaacaaGATTGAACAGGCGATG